CCAGGCCCGAGCCACCGACTCCAAGGGGGAGGTCCAGCCCGAGGTCAGCCCGTGGAACAAGAGCGGCTATCTGTGGAACGGCTACGACCGCGTCCCCTGCACCGTCTCGTGAGCACCAACTTATGAGAACCATCCTGATCGCCCTGACGCTCGCGGCGATCGCGGCGGCGGGCCTCACGTTCGGATATCGCCTCCAGCAGAGCCGCCGCGCGATCCTCGACCAGGTGCGGCGGGCGGAGGCGGCGGCCCGCGACGCCTCGGCCTCGGTCACGGCCCAGGCGAAGCTCGACGCCCCGGCCGCCCCCGGCGGCGACGAGGACGACGAGGAGGCCGCCTATCGCGACGTCATGGCGAAGCGAGCCCTAACCGACAACTGCCTGATCTGCCACGAGGAAGGCATGTTCTCCAGCCAGCGCCTGACCGCCGCGCAATGGAAGGCGGAGGTCGACAAGATGCTGACCTGGGGCGCCATGCTCCCCGAGTCCGACCGCGCGCCGGTCGAGGAGTATCTGACTCGCCACTTCGGCGACAAGTCGCCCGTCCCGCCCCCCGGCCGGGTCGCGCTCGCCGACCTGCCGACGCGCGAGATCCCCGGCGACCCTTCCGAGGGCGCGAGCGGGGCCGACGCCGCGCGGGGAGGCCAGCTCTACCTGATCGTCTGCGCGAGCTGCCACGGGCCCGCGGCGCTCGGGACCGAACTCGGCCCGGCGCTCGCCGACCGGGCCGTGCTGACCCACGCGGGCTTCTATAACGAGGTGGTCCAGAAGGGCCTGCGCAAGATGCCGGCGATGAACGCGATGCTCGCCGCCGACCAGCAGCGCGACATCCTCGGCTGGCTCCGCGGCCTCGACCGCGACGCGGCGTCGAAGGCCGCCCCCGCCGCGCCGAAGCCGTGAGGTCGGCCGTCAGCCCTGGGCCATCATCTCGCGGGCGAAGAGCGACGCGCCGAGGACGCCGGCGTCGTCGCCGA
The DNA window shown above is from Paludisphaera mucosa and carries:
- a CDS encoding c-type cytochrome, with product MRTILIALTLAAIAAAGLTFGYRLQQSRRAILDQVRRAEAAARDASASVTAQAKLDAPAAPGGDEDDEEAAYRDVMAKRALTDNCLICHEEGMFSSQRLTAAQWKAEVDKMLTWGAMLPESDRAPVEEYLTRHFGDKSPVPPPGRVALADLPTREIPGDPSEGASGADAARGGQLYLIVCASCHGPAALGTELGPALADRAVLTHAGFYNEVVQKGLRKMPAMNAMLAADQQRDILGWLRGLDRDAASKAAPAAPKP